The window ACAGCAACGTGGTGAGGCAATTTTGCCAAATTGATTTTGTTAGTTAAATTAGTTAATAGTTGGGCTGTCATAGAAATTATTTGAGTTTAAGGATGGTGAAACAACGACAGTTGGATTATTATTACTTAGAAAATACCGATTTTAGGCTGATTATATTCAACATTATTGTTCCCAAACAAATCTGGTGATGCACAGCAAGAGTGTAAATATTCTAAAGTTCGGTCTAAAACAAACTTCTCCCGCTAAATCCATTGTTGGCTGATACATCAAACTTGCTTCCGAAAAGTATAGTTTATTTGTATTGCATTTAGTTTAAATAAATTCTCGTAGTTTGTCTGTCGGGGAAATCGGACAAACGTTGCTCGTCATTAATGAGCCAAAGAAAAATATGAGTATCCAGAAGCAACTTCATTCAGGATTATTAAATAGGTCGAAAATTTCATTAGGTAAGGGATCGTTAAAATCATCGGGAACGGTAAATTCTTTTTTAGCTAAACTAATTGGTAGTTTATTTTGCTGACGAAAGGATGCGACAACTGTATCTATATCTTCATTGGTTAAAGGATATTTGGTATTTGCCGACGATGGTTGATGTTCGAGTGACTCTACAAATTGACGAACTGAATCTAATTCTTCGGGAGATAAATTATTTAGTTTGCGGTTTAATTTTTCTTTAATGCTAGTCATGACTTTAAATTACTCTAGTGTTCTATACTAACGTGATCGCTCTTTAGTTACGTTTTGCGATCGCGCTACGAGAATAACTTGTCAGATTTTATCAAGATTTTTACTAAATATACTTTCAAAATATTTAAAAGGGCGCGGTTGAAATGCAGGTTTAATTTACAACGTTTCTGGTCATTTAAGACGATCGCATGACCAAACACACAAAACAGATAAACTTAACAACGTCATGCTTGAATATAAAAGGCATAAATATTAACTACTTACAATGTGTCGATTATTAGGCTACCTGGGTTCTTCCATTCAACTAGACCGTATACTAATCCAACCACAACACTCTTTAATTATTCAAAGTTATAAGCCTCAGGAAATGACCGCAGGATTGTTAAATGCTGATGGCTTTGGAATTGCTTGGTACGGTTTAGAGCCAGAAAATCTCCCCTACTTTTACAAAAATATTTTACCGATCTGGAATGATGCCAATTTACCCCAGCTAGCACGATATATTAAATCCCCGTGTTTTTTAGGATATGTGCGCAGTGCAACTTCCAGTCTTTCGGTAGATATGATCAACTGTCAACCATTTTCACATCAGAATTTAGTATTTATTCACAATGGTTTTATTGATGACTTTCGCCAAACTCTTTATCGGCCAATTCGCAATGAGTTAAATGATTTTGCTTATCAACGTATCGAGGGTACTACCGACTCAGAGCATATTTTTGCCTTGATTGTTGATGAACTGGAAACTAACAACGGTATTAGTCTACAGCAAGCTCTAAGCAATACTATTACCCGTTTAACACACCTAGCGCAATCGGACAAAACCAATTTTTCTGCCAATATTGTTTTGAGCAATGGTCGGGAATTAGCTGCCTGTCGCTATTCTAACCGTGCAACCAGCCCTACTTTATACTATATAAAAGATAATTCTCTTGATTCTGATGCAGTAATTATCGCCTCAGAACCGATGTTTGAGGGTAACTGGATTGCTTGTCCAGAAAAAAGTCTTATTGGTGTAGGAGAAAACCTTGAAGTTAGCCTCAATTCAATTTCGTAGACAATCTATTGCAGCTGCATTAGCACAAACCCGTCAACTTTCCCTGGATTTATTTGCCCAAATAAATGAATTAGATGAATCGCTATTTTTTCAGCAGGCACAGCCAGAGTTTAGTCCGATTGGCTGGCATTTCGGTCATATTGCCTTTACTGAAGCTTACTGGATTTTAGAATGTCTGGCTGGTTTACCTCCTAGCTTTTCTAAGTATCAGCGTTTATTTGCTGCTGATGGATTACCAAAGCATGAGCGTCAAAACCTACCTAGTCCAGCAATTATTAAAGATTATCTACACACTGTTAGGGCTAAAACTTTAGACTATTTAGCAACTGCACCCCTTGGACAACAGGAGCGTCTTTGGCGATGGTTAGTTCAACATGAAAGCCAACACGGAGAAACTATTTCTTTCATCTTGCAACTGCATCAACAGCGCAAGTACAGCCTATTCTTAATTGATTTTGGTAAATCTAAATCACAAATAACCTCTGATTCGATCGCGCTTTCACTTAACAATTATGATGAAATGGTCAGAGTTGAGGCAGGAGAATTGATTATGGGTAGCAATGCGATCGCCGCATTAGACAATGAACGTCCTGCTCATAAGTTATATTTAGATACTTATTGGATCGATCGCTATCCTGTCACCTGTGGTCAATACTCTCAGTTTATCGCTGCTGACGGTTATCAAAAGCCTCAATACTGGTCAAAATCAGGTTGGCAATGGTTGCAACAAAATCCCGTTTCCCAGCCTTTGTACTGGTCTAATTCTTCAGACTGGCTAGATCATCCTGTATGTGGCGTTAGTTACTACGAAGCCGAAGCTTATGCTAATTTTGCCCATAAAAGACTACCTACAGAAGCCGAATGGTCAAAAGCTGCTTTGGGATCATCTTTGACTTGCAACCACAGTCGTTTAATTGGACATACTACTCCTGTAACCACTTATCCAAACCGCAGCAAATATGGTTGTCAAGATATGCTGGGTAACGTTTGGGAATGGACCGCTTCTTGGTTTGCTGGTTATCCAGGATTTGCGCATTATCCCTATCAAGGCTATTCAGAAATTTATTTTGATGGGCAACATCGAGTATTAAGGGGAGGTAGTTGGGCAACCAGTAGCGCATCTTTGAGAACTAGTTTCCGCAATTGGTATCATCCCGAAGTTAGACAGATATTTGCTGGCTTTCGTTGTGTAAAAGATCGATAGTGCGAAATTGACGTGACTTTAAGCCGACTACTCAAAAGATTCTGTTCACGTAGCTTTGATCGATAATTAGTTGGTATAAATATACTAAAATTATGCCAATTATTGATTACTAATATTTGTATTTGCTCCTTCACTCTGAGCCGTATTAATTACGGGTAGATGAGTCAGAGGTACGGTGAAAGTAACTGTCGAACCCAAACCTTCTCCCATACTATAAAAAGAAATGCTTCCTCCCATCGCCTCGACTAGCTTTTGAGAAATAGCCAAGCCCAAACCAGTGCCAGCATAGGATTTAGTGCGTGAGCCATCAACTTGATAAAAGTTTTCAAACAGTTTATTTTGTTTTTCCAGAGAAACTCCTATTCCTGTATCGGCAACGCTGATTTTAACCATTCCTGGAAATTCTACACCTTGACATTTTATTTTCTTATTATTCACTTCGGCACTAATTATAATGCCTCCTTCTTGGGTAAATTTGATGCCATTGCCAACCAGGTTTAACATTACCTGAAGCAGGCGTTGATAATTGCCATAGAGCGTTACAGGAGTAAGAGTTGCCGGATATTTGAGCTGAAAATTAAGGCCTTTTTGTTCTGCTTGAGTATGAATTAAATTATCTACATTATGAAATAGTTCATCTAGTTCGATTTCGGTTAACTCTAATTCCATTTTGCCAGCTTCAATCTTGGCAATATCTAAAATGTCATTGATCAAATTAAGCAAATGAATGGAAGATTTATAGGCTTCTTCAATAAATTCTCGTTGTTCTTCGGCATTATCCGCCATGCCTTCGAGCAACAGCTTGAGAAAGCCAATAATACCGTTTAGGGGAGTACGCAATTCATGAGAGGTATTAGCCAGAAAATCACTTTTAAGGCGGTTTGCTTCTTCAGCTTGAATACTTGCCTGCTCGACTTCACGATAGAGCTTGGCTAAGGATACGGCTGCCTCTACCTGTTCGGCAATTTCCCGCAGCATTTCCATTTCTGCCGTTGTCCAATGGCGATAGCGATCGCACTGTTGTAAACAAATTAAAATATTATTTTCACTCTGGCAATTGGTCGACATAACCAAAATAGACTTGCGTTGGAGAACATCTTGTTCAATAAAGTCTACCGCCAAGGGATAACTTGATTCCAACGCCTGTTGTAAATGAAGCTCATTGTGCCAGTCAACCTGATATTTAGTAGTCGAATCATATTTGGCATGATAATATTCTGCTTCTACCGATAGTCTAGTAATATTGTCATAATTTGCCAAAAAAATTAGACAGCGACTAGCAGCAAAAGTTAAACCAACATTATCAACTGTTTGTTGATAAATGGTTGCTAAATCAAGACTACGGCGGATCTGGTGAACGACCTCACTCAATAATTTTTGATAGCTATAAATTGCTGCTGGTGCTTCATTCTCAGCAAAAGAAAACATTTCTGCTTCTTCTAACAAATGTCCGATAACTAAAACAGCCTGAGGTTCTCCTTTTAGGGGTAGTATGGGGCTAATAACTAGCTCAAAAGAATAGGAGGTTGCGCCAGATTGAAACAGACAGTAGCATTGTTCTGGTAAGCGACGTTTAATGGCACGGCGAATTTTTTCTAAATAAGCTAAAGAATCAACGGGGGCAAAAACTTGGCTACTTAAATGAGTATTATAGCGATCGCTATCTAATCCGTGTTCCTCAGCTTTTGCCCACCAAAAAGAAAGATAATTGCCAGCAATATCCTGAGTAAAAACTAATTCTGCTCCCAAATGCTGCCATTCAATCTCGCTGACCGACATAGTGGTATTACTATTGAGTTTTGAATCAAATCTAGGGAGCATTGTCAAGTAGATTACATTTCACTGGAATGCCAAACAAATTGGACGTCACACCTGAAACTATAACCTATAGATATCTGAGGTAGGGATTAGTCAGTAGATAGTGTTCAGTACTCAATTCTCAATTCTTTGCTTCATCCTGCCTCTTAGTCGTTCCATTCTCCTTGGGGTGGTACAGGAGGATTACGCTGAAAAGTTCGAGTCAGGTCAGTCTCGCCATTTCTCTCGCCTCTAAGCCACTGTTTAATCGCTGCTTCAATCACTCGACTGGGATCATTAGTCAGATGCTTAATCTGCTCCAGTACTTCTAAGTCTAAATCGATCGATACCTGAATTTTGTCTGGCATTCTAGTTTCGCCCTCGGATTTATTCTCGTTAGGGAGCTCATCATTCATAAACGTTTTTCCTGATTCATTTTTTTATTTTACCTATTAGACCAGAACCCTCGCTTAAAACGCGATCGACTTAAGAAAAATCTGCAATCTTATTGGAAATAGGTAAAAATGAACATTACAATTAGTTTAAACGAATAGAGGTATGACCCCACATCGCCACGAAGAATTTGTCCGCAGATAAAGACTTGCACGCTTATCTTATAGCGAAGCGCAACGAGTTGCGCTTCTGTGATCCGTTGAAGAGACTGTTGCAAGAAGTTATGCCGTAGGCTTATCCTGATCGAGAAACCGCATCAAGATGCGTATCTACTAGGCACAAGGGAAAGCACTCCAAATAATAACTTTTAAAAACTTTTAATTATTATAAATTTTTATGACTGACGTTCCCGTCTCTCGCATCCGTAACTTCTCAATCATTGCTCATATCGATCATGGTAAATCTACCCTGGCAGATCGAATGCTGCAATCTACTGGCACCGTTGCCCAGAGGCAGATGAAAGAACAATTCCTCGACAACATGGATTTGGAGCGAGAACGAGGAATTACCATCAAGCTACAGGCAGCTAGAATGAACTACACTGCCAAAGATGGGCAAAAATATGTTTTAAATCTAATTGATACTCCTGGTCACGTAGATTTTTCTTATGAAGTATCGCGCTCTCTAGCTGCTTGCGAAGGCGCATTATTAGTAGTAGATGCTTCTCAAGGAGTTGAAGCACAAACTTTAGCTAATGTTTATTTAGCATTAGAAAACGATCTAGAAATTATTCCCGTACTCAACAAAATTGATTTACCAGGAGCTGAGCCCGAGCGCGTTGCTCAAGAAATTGAGGATGTAGTAGGTTTAGACTGTACTGATATTATTCAGGCTTCAGCTAAGATTGGTTTGGGAGTTGACGATATTTTAGAAGCGATCGTGCAGCTAGTACCACCGCCCCAAAACACTATAGACGAACCTCTACGTGCGCTGATTTTTGATAGCTATTACGATGCCTATCGTGGAGTAGTTGTTTATTTTCGGGTTATGGATGGCACGGTTAAAAAAGGCGATAACGTACGTCTGATGGCATCGGGGAAAGAATACGTTATTGATGAACTTGGAGTTCTTTCCCCAACTCAGGTGGAAGTTGATGAACTTCATGCAGGGGAAGTAGGTTATTTTGCTGCTGCGATTAAAGCTGTAGAAGATGCCCGTGTCGGCGACACTATTACTTTAGTAGATACTCCTGCACTAAAGCCTTTGCCTGGATACACCGAAGCTAAGCCGATGGTTTTTTGTGGTTTGTTTCCCATAGACTCGGATCAATATTCTGACCTCAGAGAAGCCTTAGAAAAACTGAAGCTTAACGATGCTGCTCTTTCCTATGAACCCGAAACCTCAAGCGCCATGGGTTTTGGCTTTCGTTGTGGATTTTTAGGGCTGCTGCACATGGAAATTGTCCAAGAAAGACTAGAACGAGAATATAACCTCGAACTTATTACTACCGCACCTTCGGTCATCTATCGTGTTACCACCATAGAAGGGGAAGTAATGGAAATCGATAACCCTAGTCTTTTACCCGATCCTCAACAGCGCGAGAAGATTGAAGAGCCTTATATTAAGGTAGAAATTATTACCCCCGAAAACTACGTCGGTACCTTAATGGACTTGTGCCAGACTAGACGGGGAGTTTTTAAGGACATGAAGTATTTTACGCAAAACCGTACTTGTTTGATTTACGAACTTCCTCTAGCCGAAGTAGTTACCGACTTTTTTGACCAGATGAAGTCCCGTACTAAAGGTTATGCCAGTATGGAATACCAAATGTTAGGCTATCGTGCGGATCATTTAGTCAAGTTAGACATTCTCGTAAACAAAGATCCCGTAGACGCGCTTTCAACTATTGTGCATCGAGACAAGGCTTATTATGTTGGTCGAGCATTAACTGAAAAGCTCAAAGAATTAATTCCCCGCCATCAGTTTAAAGTGCCAATTCAAGCTGCTATTGGGGCAAAAGTTATCGCTAGTGAACACATTCCTGCCTTACGTAAAGATGTTTTGGCTAAATGTTACGGTGGTGACATTTCTCGTAAGAAAAAACTACTGCAAAAACAAGCCAAGGGGAAAAAACGGATGAAAGCCATTGGTACAGTAGATGTTCCTCAAGAAGCATTTATGGCAGTGTTGAAATTGGGCAAAGAGTAATTGCTGGTCGGCGATCGCAATTTCGATTAACACTATGGGAAATCTAAAGAGTATGGCGATCGCTTTAACTAAATATTTTATATTTGAGAAGTATCCAGTCATAAGCTTGCGATATGAATACCTACACTCTTAATTTGAAACCTTTAGCTAATCGCATTACTGTTGAACACTTTGAACAGTTATGTCAGCTTAATCCTGACTTAAAACTAGAAACAAATGATCGAGGAGAGTTACTCATTATGCCTCCCACTGGCTATGAGACAGGAATGAACAACGCTGGATTGATCGCCCAATTTTGGAATTGGAATCGAAAATATAAGCTAGGTGTGGTGTGTGATTCTTCTACAGGTTTTATTTTAGCCAATGGTGCAATTCGATCGCCTGACGTAAGCTGGATAGCTAAGGAAAGAGTTAATCGTTTGACGAGAGAAGAGAAAACGAAGTTTTTATCTCTAGCGCCAGACTTTGTTTTAGAGTTGATGTCACCAAGTGATCGCCTGGAAACGATTCAGGCTAAGATGAAAGAGTATCAAGATAACGGTGTTAAATTAGGCTGGTTAATCAATTCTCAACAGCAACAAGTAGAAATATATCGCTTGGGACAATCTACCGAAATATTAAACAAACCTCTTACTATGTCAGGAGAAAATATATTAATTGAATTAGTAATTGAGTTAGATTTTATTTGGGAATAGTTAGTATTGCTAGTAATTTAAAAAAAGCGCTCGCCTTTGCCATTTCAATTTGAGCAAGAGCGATCGCGTTCTAGGAATTACTTTAAATTATGAAACTTAACGCTGATTTTATCATCTAATATATTATTGTTATGGAAGGTGAAAAAGAAGATATAGATCGAATCGGTGAGCAAATTTTACTTAATGGGTGACGTTACTTATCATCACATCAGATGAATTCATTTGAATTGACTGATGATTGTTTGTTAGAGCTACCGTAATGTTTTCTTGAATGTTTGTTGTACAAGTATTACTCATTACCTAGTACTGAAGTATTTGCCGAGAATCTCAGAGAAAAATTCCATTAATAAATTCGACATTTTTGTACTGTTTTACTCCTGATATCAACATTTTTATTCTCCTTGAATAATTTTAAGATTTTTTCTAGCTACTTCGTCGCCAAGATTAGCAGCTTTTTGAAAGTCTCTAATTGCCCCTTGCCTATCTCCTAAATGATTATGAAGAATATCACCTCGATTGTTATAAGCATCGGCATAATCTGAATTGAGAAGGATAGCTTGTGTATAATCTTCAATAGCTGCTCGATAATCTTTTAAGTCCAAGCGAATATTGCCTCTATTGAAATAGGATTCAGCAATATTATCGTTACGGAAGCGAGAACGAGTTAGCTTGAAGTTTTGATTTTTTTGCCCTAGACGAGCTATTTTCAAAGTAACTTGAGTATTAACTTCGCCACGAATTAGACTAGTTACATAATCTAAATCTTTGTTAGCAGTAGATTTACCATTTACTTTCAAGATTCTGTCGTCTACTTTAATACCTTTCTTATAAGCTGAGGAATCTTTGAAAACTTCGGTAACCATAGGAAATTTATTTTTATCTTTTGTTAGTGAAATTCCTGCCCCGACGATATATTCTTCTATTTCTCTTTCAGCCAAATCTCGCTGCTGCGGCAATTGTTGTTTTTCAGCTTCAGCTTGCTTTTCTTCTGCTTTGGTTTGTAAATAAGATGTCGTAAGTCCATAAATTGCGATTTTTGAAAATGCAACTAAAATTGCAGCACTAGCAATTAACAATTTATTTTTATGTTTGACGATTATTGAAGGTGCTGTTTGAGCTACTTGTGATAGCTGCGTAGAATTCTGTTTGAATACTTGTGACTTAGATTGATAATTTTGATGTGTTGTTTGAGATGAAGAAGAAGGTGGTTTTTTCGGAAAGTACTTTTGTGTAATGTCACCTAATGCTCGATCATCTTTCTGATATTTTATAGTTTCACTCTTTTTCGAGGGAATTCTAGCTTTTCCAATCCCACCAGGAAAAATATCAACCCCTAGATTAGCAACGCGATCGCACCAACAACATTTACCATAATGCTTACTATAATGATGACTATCCACTTGGTTACAAACAGTTAGTTCATTAACTGCAACCTCTAAAGTGTTGTGCCAATCTAAAGCAGTAGGGCGTAGATGAGGTTTTGTATGTCCTTCGTTAAAACATTTGAGAAATAGCTTTTTAAGTTCTGGATGAACGACATCGAGGGGGATGGTAGTTTTGCTAGCGCGGATCGGACTATTATAAGCAGCATACCAATAGCCTTGTTTAATTAATTCAGTTTGTTCGGGAGATTCCCCTACACCAGTCCAGTTTCCAAAAAAAGGATGATAGCCAAATAGTAGATAATGAATTAATACTCCCAAGCGAAAGCGATCGTGTATTTCGGTTTGATTGCTAGTGTCAAAGTCTTTGCTTAAGAGTTCGGGAGGAGTAAAGCCTTCGGAATCTACGGTACAGCGATATACTTTACTAGATTGGGGATTTCGTACCTGAAAGGAATCAGTATCAATTACCGCAGTCATAGGGCGATCGTTTACAAGAATGTTCTCTAGCTTGATATCTCCCAAGACATATACCTTTGGCATGAATCTCTTGAATAATCCACGCGGTATTTAATACCGTGACGTGGAGATAATACCAGTTAAAGCCTGGGGCGACTTTTTTACGCAGTCGGGGATTGTAGACACTAGAAAGCTGTTTACTATCTGCGATCGCTGGCATCAAAAAGCCGAGATATTTACTATTACTATCTTTAAGTAAATCCGATACCCAAGCAATAGAAACATGATTGTGACTCAACATCGGATCGGCTGGTGGGTTAGCCAGCATCACCTTCAGCTTGGCAATTCTAGCTGGGATGGGCTCATGATAAATTTTTGCTAGATAGCCTTTAAGATTAGTTTCCCAAACTTGTCCTTCGCCACTATCGGCAATCTGCTTGGTTAAAGATACAGGCTGATTATTACTGTGGCGGGTTAGAAGAACTATCATATAAACACAAAAACAAGGTTTTATCGTCGTCGGTGCGGGCGTTTAGCCTGTCTGAATTTAGGAAACTCAACAAGTATTCGTCTGACTCTTCCAAGTTGTTGGTTTCCCGTAGATATTGTTCTAGTGGTTGAAAGAAAGGAGTAAAAGGTGTCCAGTCACTCATGCGAATTGCTAATCTTTCTAGCCCATCAGTGGAAGCACAGACAAATTCTGGCTGTCCAGGCTGTACCGCTACTTTCATATCTTTTAAAGCATTACTCGAAGTAACAAAAGTAGTTTCGTTGATGTATTCCCCTTTATCGGGAGGAAAAAGTAGTTGTGGATCTTGTTCGGGATAACGGACAGTAATAAAGCCATCGCCAATCTGCATTGCAGCTATTCCTTCAAAAGTTGCCACAACAATTAGCAAAGTACAGGCTAAATCGTCAATAGAATAATTATTGCTTTCCGCTTGGGTTGATAAAGCAGGTACTACTTGCTTAACAATTTTGCTAAAAAACTGATTAGCCTTTAATTCAGTAGGAGATTGAGCAATAGTAACAGCGGCATTGCTATTTTTCTCACTCTTGCCTAATAAATTCCAAGGCTTCCAGGCTGAGTTTGTTCTTTCCGTTTCCTTAACGCTATGAGAACCGTACAATTCGGTAATAGTAGCGATATCTTGAGCTGTGAACGTCTTTAAAACCGTATCCACAGCTAACTTTGCACCAATATTGCTATGTTTAGCACTACCAGCCCCATCTGCTACGACACCGATAATTGCATCATTAATAATTTTATAATCGCCATAATCCTGACAGGGCATCTGCTGCTTAGTATGACTCGTTCCAATTGCCGAACGAGCGATCGCTTTCGAGTTCATTAGTTCTCCTTTGTGTTTAAAGTCCCCCAGACTTGGGAGATTTAGGGTGGGTGGAAATGCTTCTGGCTAAGAAGCTTATTCCACACCCACCCGAAGGGGGCGTTTCAAATTTAACTTACTCATTTATGTAGTAATTTGACCCCAACCAACCGCAGGTAAAGCCACCATCGAACCACCTACCTTACTACCTGAAACTCGTTTCATGGAGGTAGATAACCATTGGAATATTGAGGTAAAATCCAAACCGTTAAGCAGTACGGGAGGACGTTCGGGCAAAGCAATTTGTCGTAGTTTGTTCATATCTGCTCCTGCTACACCCACAGCAAAAAACAGCATTCTACGTTGTGCTTCCATTTCTCTGATTCTTTGTGCCGCATTGTGCCAACTGTCTGTAGGTGCGCCATCGGTAATTAAGAACACCCAAGGGCGATAATATTGAACCCCATTATTTTTATAGGTTTCTTTGCGTTGTTCCATTAAATCCAAAGCATATTCGATCGCTTCTCCCATTGGAGTAACACCATCGGCAGTCAGTCTAGGGGATAAAAACTCATCAATAGTTACAAAATCCTGAGTTAAGCGCACAGGGCCAAATGTCACCAGGGCAACTTCTACTCGTAAAGATGCAATTTCATCTTTATACACATCCTTCTGGAAAGCAGCTAAACCAGTATTTAAAGCATTTATTGGTTCTCCTTGCATCGAACCAGATGTATCGCACAACAAAATTACTGGGCAACGTGGTTCGGGATTTTCCACAAATTCTGGTAATCCAATAGGCATCTTAAATTCTTTGTAGTATAAAATTCTTAACTTGATCAAGGCTGAAATGTTTTGCATTTCTCATTACCTATAGTTAAGATGCCCAAATAATTGAGGAAATTCTCAGGTTTTGCAAGTAAAAAATCGTGATTAATCAAGTTTTAAGCACTTTTAATTTGAAAAACCCGTTAGAAAATACTTTTTTGTTTATGTAGAATAATTGGAAAGCTTAGAGTCTAAGACCTAAAACGCTAACACCTTAAAAACTTATAAATCAAATTAATAATATTAAAAAATGACTATTGAAGATGTTTCTGAATCGATTAAGATTCAAAATCGCCCTAAGCGTCAGGTAGGAATGCTAACTATCTTCCGTCTAGGCTTGTTTAATCTGGGATTGGGATTGATGGCGGTGCTGACTCTTGCGGTGCTAAATCGGGTGATGATTAGCGAATTAGGTGTCCCTGCAACTATTACTGGCGGGATTTTAGCTACCTCTTTGTTTGTTTCGCCGGCGCGGGTGTGGTTTGGACAGCTATCAGATAATAAACCTTTATTAAGCAAGCATCGTACCAATTACGTCTTGCTGGGGACAGCAATTTTTGGTTTAGCGGTGTTCTTAGCGGTGCAGGTGGTATGGAAATTAGGGGCGGTAATAGAGGCTAGCGCTGGTTGGGTATGGAATAGTCAAACTATTGGCTGGAGTGCTTTATTGTGTCTAATTATGGCTATTTACGGTTTGGCGGTTAGCTGTAGCTCAACGCCATTTACCGCTTTACTGGTAGATATTACTGAAGAAGAAGAACGTTCTAAATTAATTGCGATCGTTTGGTCGATGTTAATGGTAGGGATTGTTATTGGCGGAGTTAGTGGCAGCATTGTCTTTAAAAATATTGAAGCGCAAGGAATTACCTCAGGCAATATTCCCCTCGAAATATTACAGCCATCGATAAATTCTGTCTTTAGCTTTGTCCCCTTTTTAGTCATAGCTTTAGCTCTTATTGCTACCTGGGGAGTAGAAAAAAGGTATTCCCGTTTTACTAGCAATACCGTAATTGAGCGCGAT of the Coleofasciculaceae cyanobacterium genome contains:
- the egtC gene encoding ergothioneine biosynthesis protein EgtC; translation: MCRLLGYLGSSIQLDRILIQPQHSLIIQSYKPQEMTAGLLNADGFGIAWYGLEPENLPYFYKNILPIWNDANLPQLARYIKSPCFLGYVRSATSSLSVDMINCQPFSHQNLVFIHNGFIDDFRQTLYRPIRNELNDFAYQRIEGTTDSEHIFALIVDELETNNGISLQQALSNTITRLTHLAQSDKTNFSANIVLSNGRELAACRYSNRATSPTLYYIKDNSLDSDAVIIASEPMFEGNWIACPEKSLIGVGENLEVSLNSIS
- a CDS encoding SUMF1/EgtB/PvdO family nonheme iron enzyme gives rise to the protein MKLASIQFRRQSIAAALAQTRQLSLDLFAQINELDESLFFQQAQPEFSPIGWHFGHIAFTEAYWILECLAGLPPSFSKYQRLFAADGLPKHERQNLPSPAIIKDYLHTVRAKTLDYLATAPLGQQERLWRWLVQHESQHGETISFILQLHQQRKYSLFLIDFGKSKSQITSDSIALSLNNYDEMVRVEAGELIMGSNAIAALDNERPAHKLYLDTYWIDRYPVTCGQYSQFIAADGYQKPQYWSKSGWQWLQQNPVSQPLYWSNSSDWLDHPVCGVSYYEAEAYANFAHKRLPTEAEWSKAALGSSLTCNHSRLIGHTTPVTTYPNRSKYGCQDMLGNVWEWTASWFAGYPGFAHYPYQGYSEIYFDGQHRVLRGGSWATSSASLRTSFRNWYHPEVRQIFAGFRCVKDR
- a CDS encoding ATP-binding protein, whose protein sequence is MSVSEIEWQHLGAELVFTQDIAGNYLSFWWAKAEEHGLDSDRYNTHLSSQVFAPVDSLAYLEKIRRAIKRRLPEQCYCLFQSGATSYSFELVISPILPLKGEPQAVLVIGHLLEEAEMFSFAENEAPAAIYSYQKLLSEVVHQIRRSLDLATIYQQTVDNVGLTFAASRCLIFLANYDNITRLSVEAEYYHAKYDSTTKYQVDWHNELHLQQALESSYPLAVDFIEQDVLQRKSILVMSTNCQSENNILICLQQCDRYRHWTTAEMEMLREIAEQVEAAVSLAKLYREVEQASIQAEEANRLKSDFLANTSHELRTPLNGIIGFLKLLLEGMADNAEEQREFIEEAYKSSIHLLNLINDILDIAKIEAGKMELELTEIELDELFHNVDNLIHTQAEQKGLNFQLKYPATLTPVTLYGNYQRLLQVMLNLVGNGIKFTQEGGIIISAEVNNKKIKCQGVEFPGMVKISVADTGIGVSLEKQNKLFENFYQVDGSRTKSYAGTGLGLAISQKLVEAMGGSISFYSMGEGLGSTVTFTVPLTHLPVINTAQSEGANTNISNQ
- the lepA gene encoding translation elongation factor 4, with translation MTDVPVSRIRNFSIIAHIDHGKSTLADRMLQSTGTVAQRQMKEQFLDNMDLERERGITIKLQAARMNYTAKDGQKYVLNLIDTPGHVDFSYEVSRSLAACEGALLVVDASQGVEAQTLANVYLALENDLEIIPVLNKIDLPGAEPERVAQEIEDVVGLDCTDIIQASAKIGLGVDDILEAIVQLVPPPQNTIDEPLRALIFDSYYDAYRGVVVYFRVMDGTVKKGDNVRLMASGKEYVIDELGVLSPTQVEVDELHAGEVGYFAAAIKAVEDARVGDTITLVDTPALKPLPGYTEAKPMVFCGLFPIDSDQYSDLREALEKLKLNDAALSYEPETSSAMGFGFRCGFLGLLHMEIVQERLEREYNLELITTAPSVIYRVTTIEGEVMEIDNPSLLPDPQQREKIEEPYIKVEIITPENYVGTLMDLCQTRRGVFKDMKYFTQNRTCLIYELPLAEVVTDFFDQMKSRTKGYASMEYQMLGYRADHLVKLDILVNKDPVDALSTIVHRDKAYYVGRALTEKLKELIPRHQFKVPIQAAIGAKVIASEHIPALRKDVLAKCYGGDISRKKKLLQKQAKGKKRMKAIGTVDVPQEAFMAVLKLGKE
- a CDS encoding Uma2 family endonuclease; this translates as MNTYTLNLKPLANRITVEHFEQLCQLNPDLKLETNDRGELLIMPPTGYETGMNNAGLIAQFWNWNRKYKLGVVCDSSTGFILANGAIRSPDVSWIAKERVNRLTREEKTKFLSLAPDFVLELMSPSDRLETIQAKMKEYQDNGVKLGWLINSQQQQVEIYRLGQSTEILNKPLTMSGENILIELVIELDFIWE
- a CDS encoding PDZ domain-containing protein, with amino-acid sequence MPKVYVLGDIKLENILVNDRPMTAVIDTDSFQVRNPQSSKVYRCTVDSEGFTPPELLSKDFDTSNQTEIHDRFRLGVLIHYLLFGYHPFFGNWTGVGESPEQTELIKQGYWYAAYNSPIRASKTTIPLDVVHPELKKLFLKCFNEGHTKPHLRPTALDWHNTLEVAVNELTVCNQVDSHHYSKHYGKCCWCDRVANLGVDIFPGGIGKARIPSKKSETIKYQKDDRALGDITQKYFPKKPPSSSSQTTHQNYQSKSQVFKQNSTQLSQVAQTAPSIIVKHKNKLLIASAAILVAFSKIAIYGLTTSYLQTKAEEKQAEAEKQQLPQQRDLAEREIEEYIVGAGISLTKDKNKFPMVTEVFKDSSAYKKGIKVDDRILKVNGKSTANKDLDYVTSLIRGEVNTQVTLKIARLGQKNQNFKLTRSRFRNDNIAESYFNRGNIRLDLKDYRAAIEDYTQAILLNSDYADAYNNRGDILHNHLGDRQGAIRDFQKAANLGDEVARKNLKIIQGE